The sequence GGAAAGCGAGACAGTATAGTCAGCCTGGTCTAAATTGTCATGGCCGCAGCTATCATTGGCTCTGATCTTTAGAAGTTTCcaagttgggttgttgttttttattgcattctcAGAAAGATGTCAAAGGTGGTGGTGTCTGTGTTTAGCACCTGAATTAAAATTGACAGGGCTCACAGGCTTGTGTAGAGAGCCCTGCCATCTACCCCGGAGGGGAGACTGGGTCCTTAATTCTGTTTTTGCACGCTTTGATTTCTCCGTGGCAAATGTGGCAAAGGCACACCAGGATCCTGTATTGTATAATACATCTGTTTCTGTAAAGCATGGACCTGACCAAGAATAGATGACATTAAATCTAAGATTTCTCAAAGAAGGAGACAGAagtgaagggagagggaagaggaggctACAAAGTCAGAACTGTTGGTACAGTATTTGTAAtggtttttttcttctccttcctccactGCAATGGCATTATctcttgctttctcttttgcCCTAAACTTCCTGCAACCAATGTGTTAACTTTCTAACGTTGCAAAAATGCTTCAGAAAAGCAGAAGACTTGGCATTCTCCAGTGGAATGTGTCTCGTTCTTAATGCAGGTTCTCTTTGTTCAATTTACAGATGCGGCAAACTCCGACACAGAATTTGGAATCTCTCACAAATATTTCCTTAGTGTGTATCCCGGGCCTTCACCTGCTGGATCGATGCTTCACAAACCAGGAGTGTGACCGAGCTCTGGAGCCTGAAATACTATTGCTATTATCATTACTTATTAAAAGCATATCACCACCCACCAGTTGATATTCTCTGGGAGGTTTGCAAACCAGGCAGTATGCAAACCAGGCAGTATTAAAGCTGTGACAAATACCACTTAAAAAATGACAATAAGGAATGCAAGGCAGCAGCCATTGACACTGCCTTTCCTGGCAATGAAGATTTCATAAACGGATCCCAGTTCAGGTGACAAGCCAGGATAAGTCACAACAGCCTAACTGATAAACTCTGGATTGAATAAAAAacctggcaaccccccccccccaatgaacaaTGGTTTTTCCTTAACTATATAACCTGGGGGATAACGAGGAGACCACCTTTTACAACCAGAAGAAGCATTTCACTCCACTTTGCCTTCTGAAACTTTCTACTGCCCATCCTTGCACAATGGATTGGTGCCCCAACTTCACCTGCTTCTCAGTCACTACTTCAGCAGAATCCAACTGGACGGGCTCCAGCTCCCTCCTGGACCACCCTGGCGCCCGTGGACCCTTGTCTATCTTTAGCGTCCTCGTCTTGACTCTGTTGGCCATGTTGGTGATTGCCACTTTCCTCTGGAACGTGCTGGTCCTGGCGACCATATTGCGTGTCCGCACTTTCCACAGGGTTCCTCACAACCTGGTGGCGTCCATGGCCATCTCGGATGTGATGGTGGCTGCCTTGGTGATGCCTCTCAGCCTGGTCCACGAACTGTCCGGGCGGCGCTGGAGGCTGGGGCGGATCCTGTGCCAGGTGTGGATCTCCTGCGATGTGCTGTGCTGCACGGCCAGCATCTGGAACGTCACGGCCATCGCTCTGGACCGCTACTGGTCCATCACTCGCCACCTAGAGTACACCCTGAGGACCCGCCGGCGCATCTCCAACATTATGATTGCTCTGACGTGGGTCCTCTCGGCCATCATCTCCCTGGCTCCAGTGATCTTTGGCTGGGGGGAGACTTATTCGGAGGGCAACGAGGAATGCCAAGTCAGCCAGGAGCCTTCTTACACCATCTTCTCTACCTTTGGGGCTTTTTACCTGCCCCTCTGCGTGGTGCTCTTTGTCTACTGGAAAATCTACAAGGCAGCCAAGTTTCGCATTGGATCCCGGAAAAGCAACTCCATCACTCCTATCACACCTGAAGCCCTGGAGGTTAGTTTTTCATCAGGTGCTGCTGTCTGCTCTAGAATTGGGCAGCACATTCACACAGCAGACCTTCTGTTAGGCAGGGTGAAGTGGCTGTCCATaatttattactgttgttgtgtttttagtACTGGGGAGAGGCGCTTGTGGACTTTTCTGGTGGCCttgtgtactgtactgtactgtactgtactcagGGAGGGGCACTGCTTGCTGCTCTGTGCTGGGCACCCAAATGTCTGTGGCTGGCCTTGACTAACAACCACTTTGAGCCCTGAGCACAGTGGCTAACAGCGAGTTGCTGAATTTGTTTATCTTATGCAATGGCTGTTGCTGTCTGCTGCCTGAGTGTGTGAGCTCACAAGCCCTTGGCTCATATTTCATCTCAGCCAGGAACTCCCTAGCCATCCTTAGGTAGTCATTGTTCCCTCTGCCTTACTTCtcatcacctccccccccccccagctcaatcTGAAATAAGGAGGCATTAATCCTGGTtttctttacagggttgttgcaaagATAATATCTATGAAGCACTTGGAACACTTGAAAGTGTCAAGTATTAAAAGACTCATATTGGCTTCTGTGGGCTATCTCCCACTAAAGATATTTAAGTTTAATCTTAACAATGTTCTTGACATCAGTCAGGGCTttcgttctttttctctttggggCTGG is a genomic window of Podarcis muralis chromosome 12, rPodMur119.hap1.1, whole genome shotgun sequence containing:
- the HTR5A gene encoding 5-hydroxytryptamine receptor 5A, whose translation is MDWCPNFTCFSVTTSAESNWTGSSSLLDHPGARGPLSIFSVLVLTLLAMLVIATFLWNVLVLATILRVRTFHRVPHNLVASMAISDVMVAALVMPLSLVHELSGRRWRLGRILCQVWISCDVLCCTASIWNVTAIALDRYWSITRHLEYTLRTRRRISNIMIALTWVLSAIISLAPVIFGWGETYSEGNEECQVSQEPSYTIFSTFGAFYLPLCVVLFVYWKIYKAAKFRIGSRKSNSITPITPEALEVKEASQQPQMVFTARHATVTFQTDGDTWREQKEKRAALMVGILIGVFVLCWIPFFITELINPLCSCDIPPLWKSIFLWLGYSNSFFNPLIYTAFNKNYNNAFRNLFSRQQ